Proteins encoded by one window of Aspergillus puulaauensis MK2 DNA, chromosome 4, nearly complete sequence:
- the REV1 gene encoding putative DNA damage repair protein Mus42 (BUSCO:EOG092608WI;~COG:L;~EggNog:ENOG410PGCN;~InterPro:IPR036420,IPR017961,IPR031991,IPR001357, IPR025527,IPR024728,IPR036775,IPR043502,IPR001126, IPR012112,IPR043128;~PFAM:PF16589,PF00817,PF11799,PF12738,PF11798, PF16727;~antiSMASH:Cluster_4.2;~go_function: GO:0003684 - damaged DNA binding [Evidence IEA];~go_function: GO:0016779 - nucleotidyltransferase activity [Evidence IEA];~go_process: GO:0006281 - DNA repair [Evidence IEA];~go_process: GO:0042276 - error-prone translesion synthesis [Evidence IEA]) has translation MGSRLDATSSAVRKRIQSHSFDDEEGEEYGASTFGGFGDYMRRKKAKLQNLDNDIRSSAAADNCPQIFQSVVACVNGYTQPSLQDLHKLVVRHGGGFLQYLDGKTSATHIIASSLTPKKREEFRRYRVVKPAWIVDSVNAGRLLPWDLYRVVDEGQAQKILNFDGRRMVSQTNSPRRATYKEESGSGWYPGQFETASSESRGDTLINNDLNGTSQSDYGDFPSFTSLGETAQDPTSREQSPPDVPGNDLAEALVIPNAIVEDTTSKDTSTVVDRISSPQPNVVPSKAEMTSEEYNAQLLSDPRMRNSSVVNPEFLQQYYKESRLHHLSTWKAELKAQLQSQAQEKSHSQLARRKLVPGARRYIMHVDFDCFFAAVSTLKHPELEGKPVAIAHGTGTGSEIASCNYTARASGVKNGMWMKGALQACPDLRVLPYDFPAYEDASRKFYRSILAIDGLVQSVSIDEALVDISTLCLQAGGSEGKGVSEGSIYREQAKAGEIAEQLRASVKSETGCAVSVGIGGNILQAKVALRKAKPARQFQLKPDSVLDFIGELPVQNLPGVGYSMSTKLEELGVKIVKDIRDLSREKLSSTLGPKTGVKLWDYARGIDRAEVGNEVARKSVSAEVNWGIRFVTQDQAEDFIRSLCEELHRRLVENLVKGKQLTLKVMRRSLDAPLEPVKHLGHGKCDVFNKSVILGVASNATDVLGKEAVAMLRSLGVSPGDLRGLGVQMTRLEPLKSTSEKPDGSQQQLAFPTSPARKRMQPEEDPDLLDSPRKGEAGSIQHGPLLNDTTQKPLNISGTQFIMPSQPDPAVVAELPGDIRSRLIAQGKPRTESRSGSPPAPAPCPQPVSTLPPQSQLDPETLAALPEDVLAEVMGYYNRPSANSTQSAPVAQPQPPARPSISARTLKVRKPTSPPKKRRGRPPIKPPASSALTQSKFVFPKPQTPASNTVSPEPESNPIISADFLAALPEDIRREVLEEEKRTRLLNQRVANAAQNKQATAPTQAQEKHIRLPPLPPRPTFTSKHLSDPSDLRDEATAWHSTFAADGPFQEDVTALAEYLRRVIVDERDVDKAVSLVKWLIWLVEDEKGCDSESPGAGSSTGPQSQGTVSWDEALLCLKEGIQEGLQERDMPAVDFD, from the exons ATGGGCTCTCGCTTAGATGCAACCTCTAGCGCAGTGCGCAAACGGATCCAAAGCC ATAGcttcgacgatgaagaaggcgaagagtATGGTGCCTCCACCTTTGGCGGATTTGGCGATTATATGCGCCGCAAAAAAGCCAAGCTCCAAAACCTCGACAATGATATCCGATCGTCCGCCGCTGCAGACAACTGCCCCCAGATCTTCCAGTCCGTTGTCGCATGTGTGAACGGCTATACTCAGCCATCacttcaagatcttcacAAGCTCGTTGTACGTCATGGCGGTGGCTTCCTCCAATACCTCGATGGCAAGACCTCCGCCACCCATATCATCGCGAGCTCGCTCACACcaaagaagagggaagagTTTCGGCGGTACCGCGTTGTCAAACCGGCCTGGATTGTTGATAGCGTAAACGCTGGCCGATTACTTCCTTGGGATTTATATAGGGTTGTGGATGAAGGGCAAGCACAAAAGATTCTCAACTTTGACGGCCGCCGGATGGTTAGCCAAACGAACAGCCCGAGGCGAGCTACTTACAAAGAGGAGAGCGGATCGGGATGGTATCCTGGGCAGTTTGAAACAGCCAGTTCAGAAAGTCGGGGTGATACCTTGATTAATAACGACTTGAACGGCACGTCTCAGTCAGATTACGGGGATTTTCCGAGCTTTACCTCCCTAGGTGAAACTGCTCAAGACCCTACCTCCCGCGAGCAATCGCCGCCAGACGTACCAGGAAATGATTTGGCAGAGGCGCTTGTTATTCCTAATGCCATCGTGGAGGATACTACATCGAAAGATACATCAACTGTAGTAGACAGGATCTCGTCGCCACAACCTAATGTCGTACCTTCAAAGGCAGAAATGACCTCGGAGGAATACAATGCCCAACTCTTATCAGATCCACGTATGAGAAATTCCAGCGTGGTAAATCCGGAGTTCCTTCAGCAATACTATAAAGAATCTAGGTTACATCATCTCTCAACGTGGAAGGCCGAGTTGAAAGCACAGCTTCAGTCACAGGCGCAAGAGAAGTCACACTCTCAACTTGCGCGGAGGAAACTCGTTCCAGGTGCCAGACGATACATCATGCATGTTGATTTTGACTGCTTTTTTGCGGCCGTTTCCACCTTGAAACACCCAGAACTTGAAGGAAAGCCCGTTGCCATTGCTCACGGCACTGGCACCGGATCTGAAATAGCCAGTTGCAATTACACTGCTCGCGCTTCTGGCGTTAAGAACGGAATGTGGATGAAGGGTGCTTTACAGGCATGTCCGGATTTGCGCGTTCTGCCCTATGATTTCCCAGCATATGAAGACGCGAGTCGAAAATTCTACCGTTCCATCCTTGCCATTGACGGATTAGTGCAGAGCGTGAGTATTGATGAAGCGCTTGTGGACATCAGTACCTTGTGTCTCCAGGCTGGTGGGTCAGAGGGCAAGGGTGTATCTGAGGGGTCTATATACAGGGAGCAAGCGAAAGCGGGTGAAATCGCGGAGCAACTGCGAGCCTCGGTGAAAAGCGAAACGGGATGTGCAGTTTCCGTCGGCATAGGGGGCAATATCCTACAGGCGAAGGTTGCGTTACGAAAAGCAAAACCGGCTCGTCAGTTCCAACTGAAACCTGACTCTGTCCTCGACTTTATAGGGGAATTACCGGTACAAAACCTTCCAGGTGTGGGCTACAGTATGAGCACAAAATTGGAGGAGCTTGGCGTGAAAATCGTCAAGGATATCAGAGACCTCTCCCGCGAAAAACTTTCGTCTACCTTGGGACCGAAGACAGGAGTGAAACTCTGGGATTACGCACGTGGCATTGATCGGGCTGAAGTTGGCAACGAAGTGGCACGAAAATCGGTGTCTGCTGAAGTTAATTGGGGTATCCGTTTTGTTACCCAAGATCAAGCGGAGGACTTCATACGGTCTCTCTGCGAGGAACTGCACAGAAGGCTTGTTGAGAACCTAGTGAAAGGCAAGCAACTTACGCTCAAAGTCATGAGAAGGTCTCTCGACGCTCCATTAGAGCCTGTGAAGCACCTCGGTCATGGGAAATGCGATGTGTTCAATAAGAGTGTCATTCTTGGAGTCGCATCCAACGCCACAGATGTGCTTGGAAAAGAGGCAGTTGCCATGCTCCGAAGCCTCGGGGTTTCACCTGGTGATCTGAGAGGCCTGGGAGTGCAAATGACAAGGCTCGAACCTCTCAAATCAACGTCCGAAAAGCCCGACGGCAGCCAGCAACAGCTGGCATTCCCAACGTCCCCTGCACGAAAACGCATGCAACCTGAGGAGGACCCAGACTTGCTAGATAGCCCTCGCAAGGGCGAAGCAGGGTCTATACAGCATGGTCCGTTATTGAATGACACTACGCAAAAGCCCCTCAATATCTCCGGAACCCAGTTCATTATGCCATCGCAGCCAGATCCCGCAGTCGTAGCTGAACTCCCGGGCGACATTCGATCTAGGCTCATCGCACAAGGTAAGCCACGAACCGAGTCTCGCAGCGGCTCCCCACCCGCGCCAGCTCCTTGTCCACAGCCAGTCTCCACCCTTCCTCCCCAGTCTCAACTAGACCCTGAAACTCTTGCGGCCTTACCGGAAGACGTTTTGGCGGAGGTAATGGGCTATTACAACCGACCATCTGCGAACAGCACCCAGTCGGCACCAGTCgcgcagccacagccaccagCAAGACCTTCCATATCAGCACGAACCCTCAAAGTTCGCAAACCCACATCACCACCTAAGAAACGCCGCGGCCGCCCGCCCATCAAACCACCCGCTTCCTCAGCCCTAACCCAATCCAAATTCGTCTTCCCCAAACCCCAAACGCCTGCCAGCAATACAGTCtcgccagaaccagaaagCAATCCCATAATATCCGCCGATTTCCTGGCTGCTCTCCCAGAAGACATTCGCCGTGAAGTCctcgaggaggaaaagcgtACACGACTACTTAATCAGCGCGTAGCAAACGCAGCACAGAATAAACAAGCAACCGCACCAACCCAAGCTCAAGAAAAGCATATCCGTCtacctcccctccctccacGACCAACCTTCACATCCAAGCACCTCTCCGACCCGTCTGACCTCCGCGACGAAGCCACCGCTTGGCACTCGACTTTCGCAGCGGATGGACCATTCCAAGAGGATGTTACTGCGTTAGCGGAGTACCTGAGGCGGGTAATTGTTGATGAGCGCGATGTCGATAAAGCTGTTTCGCTAGTGAAGTGGCTTATATGGCTGGTTGAGGACGAGAAGGGTTGTGATAGTGAAAGTCCGGGGGCAGGTTCAAGCACAGGGCCCCAGTCCCAGGGCACTGTGTCATGGGATGAGGCATTGTTATGCTTAAAAGAGGGGATTCAGGAGGGGTTGCAGGAGCGCGATATGCCTGCCGTCGACTTCGATTGA
- the FPR4 gene encoding peptidylprolyl isomerase fpr4 (COG:O;~EggNog:ENOG410PFCG;~InterPro:IPR001179,IPR023566,IPR041232;~PFAM:PF17800,PF00254;~antiSMASH:Cluster_4.2;~go_function: GO:0003755 - peptidyl-prolyl cis-trans isomerase activity [Evidence IEA]) — protein MSGVQPVAVYALRVPADGALIPAVPDAAAMFRVSMAAIDPDETPEFDDDNTRRPRATLKIIRPPPGLDLDEDSEDDYEDDSEEDSDEDSDDDEELNGGPSDKEKARKLKEAAYMKELEEAMDEDDESDDGEEFDLKAAISKLVKGKAPATDDDDEDSESDEGLELDEMVVCTLDPERNYQQPLDITVAEGERVFFKVTGTHTIYLTGNYVMPLDEPHSHSDDEDEDDEDDYDLSPDEDELDMDELMMGEDDESDDLDDLENPRITEVDSDEEDAPKLVDAKGKKKRAAEEAALEDLIAKDNKGKSDANGESKKQQKKLKKNNGEASAVEEKPEPKETKKVQFAKNLEQGPTPSKDKKPAEKTTGTLGVKEVKGVTLDDKKLGKGSAATSGNTVAMRYIGKLENGKVFDSNKKGKPFSFKLGKGEVIKGWDIGVAGMSVGGERRITIPPQLAYGKKSLPGIPGNSKLIFDVKLLEIK, from the exons ATGTCTGGAGTTCAACCTGTTGCAGTATATGCCCTCAGGGTGCCCGCTGATGGCGCTTTGATCCCCGCGGTTCCAGATGCTGCCGCTATG TTCCGGGTGAGCATGGCCGCCATTGACCCCGATGAGACCCCCGAgttcgacgacgacaacacTCGCCGTCCTAGAGCGACTCTCAAGATCATCCGCCCACCCCCCGGCTTGGATCTTGATGAAGACTCCGAAGACGACTACGAAGATGACTCCGAAGAAGACTCTGATGAAGActccgatgacgatgaggagctcAACGGAGGCCCCagcgacaaggagaaggccCGCAAGCTTAAGGAGGCTGCCTATATGAAGGAATTGGAGGAAGCtatggatgaggacgatgagtCTGATGACGGTGAAGAGTTTGACCTTAAGGCTGCCATTTCAAAGCtcgtcaagggcaaggcTCCTGCCAcggatgacgacgatgaggacagTGAATCTGATGAGGGCCTGGAACTTGATGAGATGGTCGTCTGCACTCTTGACCCCGAGAGA AACTACCAGCAACCCCTCGACATCACCGTCGCTGAAGGTGAGCGCGTATTCTTCAAGGTCACCGGAACCCACACCATCTACCTCACCGGAAACTATGTTATGCCTCTCGATGAGCCCCACTCCCACtccgatgatgaggatgaggacgacgaggatgactaTGATCTCTCGcctgatgaggacgagctcgATATGGATGAGCTTATGatgggtgaggatgatgagagcgatgatcttgatgatctggagaaCCCCAGAATCACCGAGGTTGAtagcgacgaagaagatgcaCCCAAGCTAGTCGACgccaagggaaagaagaagcgcgcTGCAGAGGAAGCTGCCCTGGAGGACTTGATCGCTAAGGACAACAAGGGCAAATCTGATGCCAACGGCGAgagcaagaagcagcagaagaagctcaagaagaacaacggcgAGGCCTCCGCCGTTGAGGAAAAGCCCGAGCCCaaggagaccaagaaggtCCAGTTCGCTAAGAACCTTGAGCAGGGTCCTACGCCTTCCAAGGATAAGAAACCTGCTGAAAAGACCACTGGCACCCTGGGTGTCAAGGAGGTCAAGGGAGTGACTCTCGATGATAAGAAGCTCGGGAAGGGATCTGCTGCTACTTCCGGCAACACCGTCGCCATGCGCTACATCGGTAAGCTCGAGAATGGCAAGGTCTTCGACT CCAACAAGAAGGGCAAGCCTTTCTCGTTCAAGCTTGGCAAAGGTGAAGTCATCAAGGGCTGGGATATTGGTGTTGCTGGCATGTCAGTTGGTGGCGAGCGCCGCATCACAATTCCCCCTCAACTCGCTTACGGCAAGAAGAGCCTTCCTGGCATCCCAGGTAACTCGAAGTTGATCTTCGATGTCAAACTTTTGGAAATCAAATAA
- the CBK1_1 gene encoding serine/threonine-protein kinase (COG:T;~EggNog:ENOG410PI2I;~InterPro:IPR000719,IPR011009,IPR000961;~SMCOG1030:serine/threonine protein kinase;~antiSMASH:Cluster_4.2;~go_function: GO:0004672 - protein kinase activity [Evidence IEA];~go_function: GO:0004674 - protein serine/threonine kinase activity [Evidence IEA];~go_function: GO:0005524 - ATP binding [Evidence IEA];~go_process: GO:0006468 - protein phosphorylation [Evidence IEA]), translated as MQKHEGQQTADEILTSPIVIDLKRTQSTPVELARIVSLKLSTTFGSPTVIHRSHLNRRPSVQALHFQTSVSMPSNANPNESSGSSTPSSKESPVDSLSTDRTSVSRGGSGRSRDTSRDQARNFRHHASHPNLKESPLSPVRESPVVSPSILTAEAAANAKITLETYFHSLYSGVDTRTQRQLELDQYIVSLPLSPEERIKVKKQWVSQEREYLRQCRVLKSCSPCKGSQDQTPSLAGFEVIKVLGRGSFGVVRLVREKEADTTSSLPSTEEPKGRQKQDSEKAHSGRHNQQTNRRQPMTRVKKDVFAMKVIRKSVMIQNSQEGHLRAERDFLVASAKSRWIVPLIASFQDNSYLYLVMDYMVGGDFLGLLMRHNILAEDIARWYVAEMILCIEEAHRLHWIHRDVKPDNFLISASGHLKISDFGLAFDGHWAHDQWYFTYQRHSLLKRLGIQVDGDAEDQKASHEVSKKPSGTNREDGSFEDDWIHPPTNGLLSWRDKNQKRRMARSVVGTSQYMAPEVIRGQPYDGRCDWWSTGIILYECLYGFTPFASEDRHRTKIKIHHHLQTLYFPVHRPTDKLVSAEAIDVINSLLQEKEFRLSSSKYKTNDVLTFRASQCFFYKPDGSNQSYQGHYVYPNDASDIKSHPFFRGINWDEIHRMSPPFVPKVRGWEDTRYFDDGEYPTDHDDESTDSEAELGKDEKAQHDGNGKSGQSAKKALNPDSRPTGKDEKDREAANPPAKKKKKNKETKRPRDKILRDRRLRKTALEMRKKGAFLGYTYRRPKGVIMALTPERGRPLISRGQLSELYG; from the exons ATGCAGAAGCATGAGGGCCAGCAGACAGCGGATGAGATTCTTACGTCTCCCATAGTCATTGACTTGAAGCGAACCCAGTCAACCCCTGTTGAACTTGCCAGAATCGTTTCACTCAAATTATCCACGACATTCGGTAGTCCTACTGTCATTCATCGTTCGCATCTCAATCGACGCCCGAGCGTGCAGGCCCTCCACTTCCAGACGTCGGTAAGCATGCCGTCCAATGCCAATCCCAACGAAAGTTCCGGTTCGTCGACACCTAGTAGTAAAGAGTCTCCGGTCGACAGTTTGTCTACAGACCGGACTTCAGTTTCTCGCGGAGGCTCAGGGCGATCAAGGGATACCAGTCGCGACCAGGCTAGGAACTTTAGACATCATGCATCCCATCCCAACTTAAAGGAAAGCCCTCTCAGTCCGGTCAGGGAATCTCCAGTTGTATCACCTTCCATTCTGACGGCCGAGGCCGCGGCTAACGCAAAGATAACCCTTGAAACTTACTTTCACTCGCTATATTCCGGAGTGGACACGCGAACCCAACGTCAGTTGGAACTCGATCAGTACATCGTGTCCCTCCCCTTGAGCCCCGAAGAGAGGATAAAGGTTAAAAAGCAATGGGTTTCTCAGGAGCGGGAGTATCTTCGCCAGTGTCGGGTTTTAAAGAGCTGTTCGCCTTGCAAAGGTTCCCAAGACCAAACCCCGTCCCTTGCCGGGTTTGAGGTTATCAAAGTTCTGGGAAGGGGAAGCTTTGGTGTTGTTCGCTTAGTTAGGGAAAAGGAAGCAGATACCACATCGAGTCTACCATCCACCGAAGAGCCAAAGGGCCGTCAAAAGCAGGATTCAGAGAAGGCCCATTCTGGCCGGCATAACCAACAAACCAATCGTCGTCAACCAATGACTAGGGTGAAAAAAGACGTCTTTGCTATGAAAGTCATTAGAAAGTCGGTGATGATTCAAAACAGCCAGGAGGGACACCTACGCGCAGAGAGAGATTTCTTAGTGGCGTCTGCTAAATCTCGCTGGATTGTTCCTTTGATTGCAAGCTTTCAAGACAATAGTTATCTGTACTTGGTGATGGACTATATGGTTGGGGGTGATTTTCTCGGCCTATTGATGCGCCACAACATCCTAGCCGAAGACATTGCCCGGTGGTATGTGGCGGAGATGATTCTGTGCATCGAAGAAGCACATCGACTTCATTGGATCCATCGCGATGTGAAACCTGACAACTTTCTCATTTCAGCCTCCGGTCATCTGAAGATCTCCGATTTTGGTCTTGCCTTTGATGGACACTGGGCTCATGACCAGTGGTATTTTACTTACCAACGACACTCTTTACTTAAAAGACTGGGAATCCAAGTGGACGGGGATGCGGAAGATCAGAAGGCATCGCATGAAGTATCAAAGAAACCTTCTGGTACGAATCGTGAGGACGGGAGTTTTGAGGACGATTGGATACACCCTCCTACCAACGGCTTGCTAAGTTGGCGCGACAAGAACCAAAAGCGTCGGATGGCGAGGAGCGTTGTTGGAACAAGTCAGTATATGGCACCAGAGGTCATTCGAGGCCAACCCTACGACGGTCGATGTGATTGGTGGAGTACTGGAATCATTTTGTATGAA TGTTTATATGGCTTCACCCCCTTTGCCTCCGAAGATCGCCATAGGACGAAGATAAAAATCCAT CATCATTTGCAAACGTTATATTTTCCCGTGCACCGACCGACGGACAAGCTCGTATCGGCGGAGGCAATAGACGTTATAAATTCGCTTCTTCAGGAGAAGGAATTCCGGTTGTCTTCAAGCAAATATAAAACAAATGATGTCCTCACATTCCGAGCATCACAGTGTTTCTTCTATAAGCCCGATGGGTCCAACCAAAGCTACCAGGGTCATTACGTTTATCCCAACGATGCATCCGATATCAAGTCCCATCCATTTTTCCGTGGAATTAACTGGGACGAGATCCACCGCATGTCTCCGCCATTTGTCCCGAAGGTCAGGGGATGGGAAGATACACGGTACTTCGACGATGGTGAATATCCCACGGATCACGACGATGAATCCACTGACTCCGAAGCTGAACTGGGCAAGGATGAAAAGGCCCAGCATGATGGAAATGGCAAGTCTGGACAGTCTGCAAAGAAAGCTTTGAATCCCGATTCGCGTCCAACGGGCAAAGACGAAAAAGACCGCGAGGCAGCGAATCCTCCtgcgaagaaaaagaagaagaacaaggaaaCAAAACGGCCTCGAGACAAAATACTACGAGACAGGCGACTTCGCAAGACGGCACTTGAAATGCGCAAGAAAGGAGCATTTCTTGGATACACGTACCGCCGCCCGAAAGGAGTGATTATGGCCCTTACCCCAGAGAGGGGCCGGCCCCTCATCTCAAGGGGCCAGCTATCAGAATTATATGGGTAA